The genomic stretch taatattatatacatcaatatatgtatatatattaggaGCAAGTTTACCTAAACAGAAGTTTTAAATCCTAGTTATTTCAAACTGCTCGGTAGCGGAAATTGACTTACCTCCAGATTGCCACTTTTGATTTTCCGGGtttgattgagaaaaaaaaaaagctaataaaaattattaactaACATTTGACACGTccacctttgaattaaaataaataaattgataaaACAATTTTGACCTTATTTAGTTTTGCGTAATTGCACCACATAATAAAAGGTTGTGTGTTTTTGTGCATGTTATTATCTTTGGTACAGAGAGTAAATAAACACAAGCTATAGTAGTATATATAAAACACCATAATCTTACCTGATAGAATTACACCACCCCAAAAGTGAACATTAATTAGTTACACATAATGGGTgagttatatataataaatatgcaTACATGCATATTTCCTCTTTGTACAAATTAAGTATACTATATGTGCGCAACACATTATTCTCTAAAGTCACACTTTTATTTCAAGATGGACTAGGTAAGCTAATAGGGAAGTGCATTAGTCCCTGCTTTCTTTCAAGATTCAAACTCAAGGACTTGGCCTTACTAGTATACAACTTCTTCACATTAGATCCTTGGTCTTGAAGCAACCTAGCCAAGCTTCGCTTAGCGTTTGATCTAAATGGACAATTAGAAGCCAAAAAACCATCCACTAAATGTAGGTAAGCCTCTAAATCATGACAACAAGCCATATCCGCATTAGGCTTAAGATAAGGTGACATTTTTGTGTCCACCCTAAGTTCTGTCCCAACATGTGAGTATGCTAAGGGCATGTTGTCCTCCAACATTTCAAGCACTCCCCCAATAACTCCTGTCTTCCTTTCATTCTCGTCGTTCATGGCTTCACCTAAAAACGCCCCGGGAACTCTAGTGATCACGTCTTGTGAGTTCACAATTCTTAGGACCTTGACATTTTTATCGTTAATTCGGTTAGCAAAGCCACGGTTCCCCACCCGGGGACCGCCGAACGAGAAGACAGCAATGGGCGGCACGTCCTCGGCGCATGTGCTCAGTTCATCGCCTACTAGTAAGGCCAGGGCAGCTCCTAGGCTGTGGCCAGTGACCGTTATGCTTAGTTGCTCACCTTTGTATAACTCCATTAGGCGCTTGATCTCTTCAACAACAGACTCAGCCAAACTCTCCACGTGAGCACCACGTGTTTTGAACAAGCTCAAAAATCCGCACTCAACTTTGGGTTGGTGTTTATGGCTATGGGTATCCAGGTCCAGGTCCGGGTCATGGCCTTGTTCTTCTTCGTCAGGCATTTGGATCAGTTGAGCCCTCACATTTTCCGCCCACTCGAGACACGTGGCGGTCCCACGAAGCGAGATTACGATATCCCTTCTCCCCATCCGTTGGATTTCCCTCTTGTCGTCGCAAACAGCGACGTACCCGACCCAGCTCGATCTCTGGGTCATCCACCCGAGATCAGGCGCTACGTCGTCGACCCATTTCGGCAAACCAACAGACGACGTCGCATAGAGGCTCTTGGTCACCTTATAAGTCCTGTCCGGCAACGCTACATGTCGAGCCTTGGGGGGCTCGTCGAGGGGCGTGGCCGGGTTCGAGTGGAAGAAACGGTAAGCGGCTTGGATGAACTCGCCGTACCGTACAACCTCACGGCGAAGATTCTCGTCGAGCGGATCTATTAGTCCTTCCCAATCGTTACGACCGTGATAGTCTCTCCACCGACGGCCCAGATTGTTTCTGGGTGAATACTCACCCTCACCCGTCTTGGTAAGCAGCTGCTGAAGCCGGTTGAGATGCCTCGGGGACATTTCATCAGCTGCTCTCATCTCAGGCCATATCCGGGCCAAGTTCAGACCCTCCAGTAGATTTCTCCCCCTTTTCTCGGACGACCCAGTACTAATATTCTCAGAGACATTCTCTCGAGCAGTTTGTGTGCTAAGTTTCTCAGGCAGAGGAGGCTTCTGGAGGAGTTTTTCGAGGTTAGCAAGATGAACTCGAGTTAAATTAGAGGAAGAACGTCTTGTTAATGGGTTTAGAGGAGACATTTTCATGTTAAAGCTGGCTTGTGATGCCGCCTGAAATTGATTAGAGTTGAGAGCAGGAGTAGAGCCGATCtgcatgatgatgatgatgatgaaaaatagagagagagagagagggttgtTGTTGTTAGTTTGGTTTTCAATGTTGAGAGTAGTTGAATGAAGTAGTTGATGTATTTATAGAGAGAACCGGTATATGTGATGTGTTGTTGACCTTGTCCtatttgtatgtatatttaatttttgttttcgtGTAGTTAAGATCAGAAgagtttgtgtgtgtgtgtgtatacaGAGACAGCATACGTGTATTTCCGTCGCGTTTTCGGAACAAAGCCAAGACCTCTTATTGCTCTTCGCTTTTGTCTGCGACTAGTCTCACACCACACCACCTTCCTTCTCACACTGTCAACGCTCTTGACCaattacataatttttatttctcttaaaataaataaattaaatttaaaacctCAATTTTACAATcttacaattttattttatttttaaaaaataagctaAAAAGGAATTTTCATTATAAGAGTTAATCACACAGCTGGTCCAAATACTTAcaaaacaaattcaaattaataACCGATTTTAGACTTCCTTTACAACATTCAACATTAAGAAATTATCAACTTCAAGAATGGTTAAAAACTAATAATCATTCAAAAAATCAACGATTCACAAGCTCTATGAACATTGATGCTACGTGGCCGTAGACTACAATCCAAAAGATTAATAACCACCAAGATAGTGTCCCAAACCGGACTTGAAGGAGTTCCTGCCAAATAATGTCTAAAAAGCCGTGACTAGAGCGCAACAAAATTCCATCCAAATTTAAAACTCATTTTGTATCCCCACCATCTCCATGTCCAtccaaattaaacaataaaagattatttaatttcttacttaaaaattaatatttacaacaaaaatatatataatctttgTATCTGTAACATGCCCGTCCCTTAACCCACTTCAATTTTCAACTACTTTAAAGTAAAGGTGTAAAGGAAAAAGAACTACAACGAATAGTCAATTCAATTTTAGttttcccaaaaaataaatttgattacACACTAACACCCCTCAAATATAAatgcacattttttttaatttttaattagatAAAAGCACTATTTTGtccttaaaaaagaaaaagaaaatgcaCTATTTCGGTTGTTAGATTATTTTAGCTAGTCTACCAATATTTGGTATTGGtagcactttttttttctttcgaaAATCTCCAACATTGTATTTACTTTTGCAGTCGTAAATTCTTTATATTTCTCATCTGTTATAATTTTAAGCCTAATATATTTCTTGTTtctaattgaaaattttattgtgttatacaaaaaaataaaatgcaATAGTAGGTATAATAATATTTACTAATAATATGACACATGGCATATTTTCTAATTTATTCTCATAACGAATaaaaaaacttataaaatataaatattttttttaatataatccCTCAAAAACAATATTTAAAACTTATGTGATGTTTGGTTGGAGTAATGATATGAAAtagaatgaaaaataattaatttttattttattcagtttgtttatttgtattttaaagtattaaaatgttattttaatgagttttttttattattttagtgaaATAATTATTCTatttgaaaatgagaaaaaagatTCATTCCAATGcaagaataaaataaatttaataattttttattaaattttgtattcttattaatttttatttcattcaattactatttttttttatctttctcGTTCCCTCGTTTTCACTCCATCCAAGCCCAATCAAGCAACACCTTACAGTTTTTTTTTGAAAGCTTTGGAGCTCATGTTTGATAGACTTGAATGGGAGTTGGAATGGAATCACAATTCCAAAAACATGTGGGATTCCTTTGTTTGGTTTGCATACTAAACATTGGAAACACATTTTCATAATTGAAGtagttttaaaaataaacaaaattactATCTTATCCTTCATGTAATTAGTAAAtgtaaaatttttattattttaaaaagttaAAGTTGAGAATTTTTGCCAATATACCACTTATTTCATTTGATTATCACACTcaactaaacaaaataattataattctaatatttattctaaaaataaatcaaacatcataatatcatttttattattattcttattCCATTTCATTCCCATTCTCATTTTCATTCCATTCTACTGAATCAAATACTACATTAGAGTAAATCTTCATATTCTTAAAGGCTCCAAAAAAAGACAAATAGTCAATGCTATTTACATTACTACACTTGTGACTCTTCATGTTTTTTTTCTTAACGTAAGTCATGAAAATTTGTAACCACCAAAAGTTATCTTTcagttatttattttaatgaaagattctgcttttttttttttgtaaatattttattaataaaaaaatatataaaaaaaaactcatagCTCTTTGACTACTATACCCTTCACTCGTGTCTGCGGATTGGTTGATTTTTCGAACAGCGTTTTTATCTTTCTCT from Humulus lupulus chromosome 5, drHumLupu1.1, whole genome shotgun sequence encodes the following:
- the LOC133778092 gene encoding phospholipase A1-Ibeta2, chloroplastic gives rise to the protein MQIGSTPALNSNQFQAASQASFNMKMSPLNPLTRRSSSNLTRVHLANLEKLLQKPPLPEKLSTQTARENVSENISTGSSEKRGRNLLEGLNLARIWPEMRAADEMSPRHLNRLQQLLTKTGEGEYSPRNNLGRRWRDYHGRNDWEGLIDPLDENLRREVVRYGEFIQAAYRFFHSNPATPLDEPPKARHVALPDRTYKVTKSLYATSSVGLPKWVDDVAPDLGWMTQRSSWVGYVAVCDDKREIQRMGRRDIVISLRGTATCLEWAENVRAQLIQMPDEEEQGHDPDLDLDTHSHKHQPKVECGFLSLFKTRGAHVESLAESVVEEIKRLMELYKGEQLSITVTGHSLGAALALLVGDELSTCAEDVPPIAVFSFGGPRVGNRGFANRINDKNVKVLRIVNSQDVITRVPGAFLGEAMNDENERKTGVIGGVLEMLEDNMPLAYSHVGTELRVDTKMSPYLKPNADMACCHDLEAYLHLVDGFLASNCPFRSNAKRSLARLLQDQGSNVKKLYTSKAKSLSLNLERKQGLMHFPISLPSPS